One Nocardia sp. BMG111209 DNA segment encodes these proteins:
- a CDS encoding NlpC/P60 family protein — protein MTRTARATARLCLVAATMSLAGAIWAGPATATGIDLDEVLPAGLDLPVEVSVDLPFDLDALLNPAEDVAGGFGTGSFAGPASLAASVPIASPRALAALSAAGTQVGKPYEWGATGPIAYDCSGLVQWAFHQVGVNLPRTTYQQARAGSPVPIGAVQPGDVIVLNRDGSHVGIYAGEGMVLNAYDRGYPVGLTPLNRFAIFAIRRFY, from the coding sequence ATGACGAGAACGGCGCGCGCGACGGCCCGGCTGTGCCTGGTGGCCGCGACGATGTCCCTGGCCGGGGCGATCTGGGCGGGCCCGGCCACCGCCACCGGAATCGACCTCGACGAGGTACTGCCGGCGGGACTGGATCTGCCGGTGGAGGTTTCGGTGGATCTGCCCTTCGATCTCGACGCTCTCCTCAATCCCGCCGAGGATGTCGCGGGCGGTTTCGGCACCGGTTCGTTCGCGGGCCCGGCGTCGCTCGCGGCCTCCGTGCCGATCGCCAGCCCCCGCGCGCTGGCGGCGTTGAGCGCCGCCGGAACCCAGGTCGGCAAGCCCTACGAGTGGGGCGCCACCGGCCCGATCGCCTACGACTGTTCCGGGCTGGTGCAGTGGGCATTCCATCAGGTGGGCGTGAACCTGCCGCGGACCACCTACCAGCAGGCCCGCGCCGGCAGTCCGGTGCCGATCGGGGCCGTGCAGCCCGGCGACGTGATCGTGCTCAACCGGGACGGTTCGCATGTGGGCATCTATGCCGGGGAAGGCATGGTCCTCAATGCCTACGATCGCGGCTATCCGGTGGGCCTGACGCCGCTGAACCGGTTCGCGATCTTCGCCATCCGCCGCTTCTACTGA
- a CDS encoding VOC family protein — translation MNRLDHLVPATPHLSETVRLVTRLLGVAPVAGGRHPGVGTRNFLLGLGDGGYLEIIGPDPEQPTPDRPRPFGIDGLPRARLVTWAVAAPGIDAVIARARAAGYDPGDARAMSRTTPDGDTLHRRLTTERPAGPAARSLPDRLGNHRSPRAGAARGDAGIPGRDRPGSGRRLGAVARARRRAAGPAGPAKHLAGHRDRPGRADHVALIARPTAAPVATAV, via the coding sequence GTGAACCGACTCGATCATCTGGTGCCGGCGACGCCGCACCTGTCGGAAACCGTCCGGCTCGTGACCCGATTGCTCGGCGTGGCGCCGGTCGCCGGTGGCCGCCATCCGGGCGTGGGAACCCGGAATTTCCTGCTCGGCCTCGGGGACGGCGGCTATCTCGAGATCATCGGCCCGGATCCGGAGCAGCCGACCCCGGATCGCCCGCGGCCCTTCGGCATCGACGGCCTGCCGCGGGCCCGCCTGGTGACCTGGGCGGTCGCGGCCCCCGGAATCGACGCGGTGATCGCGCGTGCCCGCGCCGCCGGTTACGACCCCGGCGACGCGCGGGCGATGAGCCGGACCACCCCGGACGGCGACACGCTGCACCGGCGGCTCACGACGGAACGGCCGGCGGGCCCGGCGGCACGATCCCTTCCTGATCGACTGGGGAACCACCGCTCACCCCGCGCAGGGGCTGCCCGAGGCGACGCTGGAATCCCTGGTCGCGATCGGCCCGGATCCGGTCGCCGTCTCGGCGCGGTTGCGCGCGCTCGACGCCGAGCTGCCGGTCCGGCCGGGCCTGCGAAACACCTTGCCGGCCACCGTGATCGGCCCGGCCGGGCCGATCACGTTGCACTGATCGCGCGGCCCACCGCGGCACCGGTGGCGACCGCCGTGTGA
- the ileS gene encoding isoleucine--tRNA ligase, giving the protein MADETPTLVGSAYPRVDLGEGGQVSFPDLEQRVLDYWAADGTFQASIDNRSGRDEFVFYDGPPFANGLPHYGHLLTGYVKDLIPRFQTMRGKKVERRFGWDTHGLPAEIEAEKQLSITDKSQIDAMGLAEFNAACKRSVLRYTDEWRAYVTRQARWVDFDNDYKTLDIDFMESVLWAFKSLYDKGLIYQGFRVLPYSWYEQTPLSNQEARLDDAYRMRQDPAVTVDMTLVVPEDHPLHELDGAQALIWTTTPWTLPSNLAIAVHPDITYAQVRGRDGKRYLLATERVSHYARELGDEVEVLSEHAGAALAGLRYTPPFDFFAGHPNSHRVLTADYVTTDSGTGIVHLAPAFGEEDMAVCVEHDIELVQPLDQGGRFTSMVPPYEGLMVFDANPVIIKDLKAAGKLLRHETIEHSYPHSWRSGKPLIYMAVPSWFVAVTTFRDRMVELNKQITWVPDHIRDGQFGKWLENARDWNISRNRYWGAPIPVWISDDPAYPRVDVYGSLDQLEHDFGVRPADLHRPGIDELVRPNPDDPTGKSMMRRTPEVLDCWFESGSMPYAQVHYPFENKEWFEGTSDVAAHNPGDFIVEYNGQTRGWFYNLHVMATALFDRPAFSSVIAHGIVLGDDGMKMSKSKGNYPDVNEVFDRDGSDAMRWFLMASPVLRGGNLIVTERGIREGVSQALRPLWNAWTFLQLYASKPGARRTDSPHVLDRYILAKLAATRDVMTEALEVYDIAAACDELRTFADALTNWYVRRSRSRFWAEERDAVDTLHTVLEVTSRLAAPLLPLITEVIWRGLTGERSVHLADWPESDALPHDPELVAAMDEVRAVCSTALGLRKAQNLRVRLPLSELTIAAPDADRLRPFADLIADEVNVKRVDLTTDVAAHGRFELAVNARAAGPRLGKEVQTVIKAVKAGRWSESPEGVVSAAGITLLPEEYTQRLVATEPESTAALPGNAGLVVLNSEVTEELEAEGWARDLIRDLQETRKSLGLEVSDRITVVLEVPAEFTHWAETHRDLIAGEILATTLTFGDAGPGAAEVAAGVRVTVAKAGA; this is encoded by the coding sequence ATGGCGGACGAAACCCCCACACTTGTCGGCTCTGCCTATCCCCGAGTGGATCTCGGCGAGGGCGGCCAGGTGTCGTTCCCCGATCTGGAACAGCGGGTCCTGGACTACTGGGCCGCCGACGGCACCTTCCAGGCCAGCATCGACAACCGCAGCGGCCGTGACGAGTTCGTCTTCTACGACGGACCCCCCTTCGCCAACGGGTTGCCGCATTACGGGCACCTGCTGACCGGATACGTCAAGGATTTGATCCCGCGTTTCCAGACCATGCGCGGCAAGAAGGTCGAGCGGCGATTCGGCTGGGACACCCACGGTCTGCCTGCGGAAATCGAGGCCGAGAAGCAGCTCAGTATCACGGACAAATCACAGATCGATGCGATGGGCCTCGCGGAATTCAACGCCGCGTGCAAAAGGTCCGTTCTGCGGTACACCGACGAGTGGCGCGCCTATGTGACACGTCAGGCACGCTGGGTCGACTTCGACAACGATTACAAGACACTGGACATCGACTTCATGGAGTCGGTGCTGTGGGCGTTCAAGTCGTTGTACGACAAGGGCCTCATCTACCAGGGTTTCCGGGTGCTGCCGTACAGCTGGTACGAGCAGACTCCGCTGTCGAATCAGGAGGCGCGTCTCGACGACGCGTATCGGATGCGACAGGATCCGGCGGTCACCGTGGACATGACCCTCGTTGTGCCCGAGGATCATCCGCTGCACGAACTCGACGGGGCCCAGGCATTGATCTGGACCACCACCCCGTGGACCCTGCCGTCCAACCTAGCGATCGCGGTTCATCCCGATATCACCTACGCCCAGGTGCGCGGTCGCGACGGTAAGCGTTATCTGCTCGCCACCGAACGGGTTTCGCACTACGCGCGCGAGCTCGGCGACGAGGTCGAGGTGTTGTCCGAACATGCGGGCGCGGCGCTTGCCGGCCTGCGCTACACGCCGCCGTTCGATTTCTTCGCCGGACACCCGAATTCGCATCGGGTGCTGACCGCCGACTACGTGACCACCGACTCCGGCACCGGAATCGTCCACCTCGCACCGGCTTTCGGTGAGGAGGACATGGCGGTGTGCGTCGAGCACGACATCGAACTGGTGCAGCCGCTGGACCAGGGCGGCCGGTTCACCTCGATGGTCCCGCCGTACGAGGGCCTGATGGTGTTCGACGCCAACCCGGTCATCATCAAGGATCTCAAGGCCGCCGGAAAACTGTTGCGGCACGAGACGATCGAGCACTCCTATCCGCACAGCTGGCGCTCGGGCAAGCCGCTGATCTACATGGCGGTGCCGTCCTGGTTCGTCGCGGTCACCACCTTCCGCGACCGCATGGTCGAGCTGAACAAGCAGATCACCTGGGTGCCCGATCACATCCGCGACGGCCAGTTCGGCAAGTGGCTGGAGAATGCGCGCGATTGGAACATCAGCCGTAATCGCTACTGGGGCGCGCCGATCCCGGTCTGGATCTCCGACGATCCGGCCTATCCGCGGGTCGACGTGTACGGCTCGCTGGATCAGCTGGAGCACGACTTCGGCGTGCGCCCGGCCGATCTGCACCGGCCCGGCATCGACGAGCTGGTGCGGCCGAATCCCGATGATCCGACCGGCAAGTCGATGATGCGCCGGACCCCGGAGGTGCTGGACTGCTGGTTCGAGTCCGGGTCGATGCCCTACGCGCAGGTGCACTACCCCTTCGAGAACAAGGAGTGGTTCGAGGGGACCTCGGACGTCGCGGCGCACAACCCGGGCGACTTCATCGTCGAATACAACGGGCAGACCCGCGGCTGGTTCTACAACCTGCACGTGATGGCGACCGCGCTGTTCGACCGGCCGGCGTTCTCCTCGGTGATCGCGCACGGCATCGTGCTCGGCGACGACGGTATGAAGATGTCGAAGTCGAAGGGTAACTATCCCGACGTCAACGAGGTCTTCGACCGCGACGGCTCCGACGCCATGCGCTGGTTCCTGATGGCCTCGCCGGTGCTGCGCGGCGGCAACCTGATCGTCACCGAGCGCGGTATCCGCGAGGGGGTGAGTCAGGCGCTGCGGCCGCTGTGGAACGCGTGGACGTTCCTGCAGCTGTACGCCTCGAAACCCGGTGCCCGGCGGACGGATTCGCCGCATGTGCTGGATCGCTACATCCTCGCGAAGCTGGCGGCTACCCGCGATGTCATGACCGAGGCGCTCGAGGTCTACGACATCGCGGCCGCCTGCGACGAACTGCGCACCTTCGCCGACGCGCTCACCAATTGGTATGTGCGCCGGTCGCGTTCACGGTTCTGGGCCGAGGAACGGGACGCGGTCGACACCCTGCACACCGTGCTGGAGGTGACCTCCCGGCTCGCGGCCCCGCTGCTGCCGCTGATCACCGAGGTGATCTGGCGCGGCCTCACCGGCGAGCGCTCGGTGCATCTGGCCGACTGGCCGGAATCCGATGCGCTGCCGCACGATCCGGAGCTGGTGGCGGCGATGGACGAGGTCCGTGCGGTGTGCTCGACCGCGCTGGGCCTGCGCAAGGCGCAGAATCTGCGGGTCCGGCTGCCGCTGTCGGAGCTCACCATCGCGGCGCCGGACGCGGATCGGTTGCGCCCCTTCGCGGATCTGATCGCCGACGAGGTGAACGTCAAGCGGGTCGACCTGACCACCGACGTCGCCGCGCACGGCCGCTTCGAACTCGCCGTCAACGCCCGTGCCGCCGGCCCGCGCCTCGGCAAGGAGGTGCAGACGGTGATCAAGGCGGTCAAGGCGGGCCGGTGGTCCGAGAGTCCCGAGGGCGTGGTCAGCGCCGCCGGAATCACCCTGCTGCCCGAGGAGTACACGCAGCGCCTGGTCGCCACCGAACCCGAGTCCACCGCCGCACTGCCCGGCAATGCCGGTCTGGTGGTGCTGAATTCGGAGGTCACCGAGGAACTGGAGGCCGAGGGCTGGGCCCGCGACCTGATCCGCGACCTGCAGGAGACGCGCAAGTCACTGGGCCTCGAGGTGTCCGACCGGATCACCGTGGTGCTGGAGGTGCCGGCCGAGTTCACCCACTGGGCCGAGACCCACCGCGACCTGATCGCGGGCGAAATCCTCGCCACCACACTGACCTTCGGAGACGCCGGGCCGGGCGCAGCCGAGGTGGCCGCCGGGGTCCGGGTCACGGTGGCGAAGGCCGGCGCCTGA
- a CDS encoding DivIVA domain-containing protein — MPLTPADVHNVAFSKPPIGKRGYNEDEVDAFLDLVEQELSRLIEENADLRQRVAELDAELSEAKKAPRPAPQAVKPVPPQPEPPKPVPVPQPAPMPMAPPPVPKDVGGADANLQAAKVLSLAQEMADRLTSDAKTEAEQLLANARANSERLVGEARTRSDAMVGEARQKAEALLSDAQNRSDSQLRQAKEKADTLQADAERKHTEIMATITQQRSVLESRIEQLKTFEREYRVRLKSYLESQLEELENRGSAVPVDGGDAFDGMGSSHASAGFGKGGK, encoded by the coding sequence ATGCCGCTGACCCCAGCCGATGTGCACAACGTCGCGTTCAGCAAACCGCCGATCGGGAAGCGCGGCTACAACGAGGACGAGGTCGACGCCTTCCTCGATCTGGTCGAGCAGGAGCTCTCACGTCTCATCGAAGAAAACGCGGACCTGCGCCAGCGGGTTGCCGAGTTGGATGCCGAGCTGTCCGAGGCCAAGAAGGCCCCGCGTCCGGCGCCGCAGGCGGTGAAGCCGGTTCCCCCCCAGCCGGAGCCGCCCAAACCGGTCCCCGTCCCGCAGCCGGCCCCCATGCCGATGGCACCGCCCCCGGTGCCCAAGGATGTGGGCGGCGCGGATGCCAACCTCCAGGCCGCCAAGGTGCTGAGTCTCGCCCAGGAGATGGCGGACCGGCTCACCAGCGATGCCAAGACCGAGGCCGAGCAGCTGCTGGCCAACGCGCGGGCCAATTCCGAGCGCCTGGTCGGCGAGGCCCGCACCCGTTCCGACGCGATGGTCGGTGAGGCCCGGCAGAAGGCCGAGGCGCTGCTGTCGGACGCGCAGAACCGATCGGACAGCCAGTTGCGGCAGGCCAAGGAGAAGGCCGATACGTTGCAGGCCGACGCCGAGCGCAAGCACACCGAGATCATGGCCACCATCACCCAGCAGCGCAGCGTGCTGGAGAGCCGCATCGAGCAGCTCAAGACCTTCGAGCGGGAGTACCGGGTGCGGCTGAAGTCCTACCTGGAGTCGCAGCTCGAGGAGCTGGAGAATCGCGGCTCGGCGGTGCCGGTCGACGGCGGCGACGCATTCGACGGCATGGGCAGCAGCCACGCTTCGGCCGGATTCGGCAAGGGCGGCAAGTAG
- a CDS encoding YggT family protein: protein MALFLVLYYVLFFFWLLLIGRIVVEFIRSFARDWHPRGVVAVVLEVVFSITDPPVKLLRRLIPPVNLGGIRLDLSIMVLIFIVFILMSITSRLGQPVAPV from the coding sequence GTGGCCCTGTTCCTGGTGCTGTACTACGTACTCTTCTTCTTCTGGCTGCTGCTGATCGGCCGAATCGTCGTCGAGTTCATCCGTAGCTTCGCGCGCGACTGGCATCCGCGTGGCGTCGTGGCGGTCGTCCTGGAGGTCGTCTTCTCCATCACGGACCCTCCGGTGAAACTCCTGAGGCGGTTGATACCGCCAGTCAACTTGGGAGGAATTCGCCTGGATCTCTCGATTATGGTCCTGATATTCATTGTCTTCATCCTGATGTCGATCACCAGCAGGCTCGGGCAGCCGGTAGCCCCGGTGTGA
- a CDS encoding cell division protein SepF: MSTLHRFKAYFGMVPLEEYEDDYVDDRAPRSVDERGPRSADDRGPRRVREYGEPRYEGAGRPGRYADEPGYTESAYQDSYQPGYTGARREFGDDPYPSDRYDATRRPARVEAVPSARPSRPADRPGGSAPVVRGTTHGALAVDPEAERRLEERRLEERARYEPAPRRTPAFAEEGGPLSKITTLRPRTYAEAAIIGERFRDGTPVIMDLVEMSNADARRLVDFAAGLAFALRGSFDKVATKVFLLSPADVDVSAEERRRIAETGFYNQK, from the coding sequence ATGAGCACGCTGCACAGGTTCAAGGCGTACTTCGGCATGGTTCCGCTCGAGGAATACGAAGACGATTACGTCGACGACCGCGCACCGCGTAGCGTCGACGAGCGTGGTCCGCGCAGTGCCGACGACCGTGGTCCGCGGCGGGTTCGCGAATACGGCGAACCCCGGTACGAGGGCGCCGGCCGGCCCGGCCGCTACGCGGACGAGCCCGGCTACACCGAATCCGCCTATCAGGACTCGTATCAGCCCGGCTACACCGGCGCGCGCCGGGAGTTCGGCGACGATCCGTACCCGAGCGACCGGTACGACGCGACCCGGCGCCCGGCGCGGGTCGAGGCCGTACCGTCCGCGCGCCCGAGCCGGCCCGCCGATCGGCCGGGCGGCAGCGCGCCGGTGGTGCGGGGCACCACGCACGGCGCCCTGGCGGTCGATCCCGAGGCCGAGCGCCGGTTGGAAGAACGGCGACTGGAGGAGCGCGCCCGCTACGAGCCGGCGCCGCGGCGCACTCCCGCGTTCGCCGAGGAGGGTGGGCCCTTGTCCAAGATCACGACCCTGCGTCCGCGCACGTACGCCGAGGCCGCCATCATCGGTGAACGCTTCCGCGACGGCACCCCGGTGATCATGGACCTGGTGGAGATGTCCAACGCCGACGCCCGGCGCCTGGTCGACTTCGCCGCGGGTCTGGCGTTCGCCCTGCGCGGCTCCTTCGACAAGGTGGCCACCAAGGTGTTCCTGCTCTCACCGGCGGACGTCGACGTATCGGCCGAGGAGCGCCGCCGCATCGCCGAGACCGGGTTCTACAACCAGAAGTAA
- a CDS encoding YggS family pyridoxal phosphate-dependent enzyme, producing the protein MTTGPEPAAARGPVAAAPVPARTAELSAALTGLLDRIAAACRAAGRDPATVKLLPVTKFFPASDIEILYHLGRREFGESREQEAAGKADGLSGLSPIRWHMIGRLQRNKAKSVARWAAVAHSVDSERLATALDQGVSVARDTGHRDGPLAVLLQVSLDRDPGRGGVAPADLAALADLVERAENLQLAGLMAIPPLDTDPAAAFARLAGIHARLLDAHPGAAELSAGMSGDLETAIAHGSTCVRVGTALMGSRPITSQ; encoded by the coding sequence ATGACCACCGGACCGGAGCCGGCCGCGGCCCGGGGACCCGTTGCCGCCGCACCGGTTCCGGCGCGTACCGCCGAGCTCAGCGCGGCCCTGACCGGGTTGCTGGACCGTATCGCCGCGGCCTGCCGGGCCGCCGGACGCGATCCGGCGACGGTGAAATTACTTCCCGTCACGAAATTCTTTCCGGCCTCCGATATCGAAATCCTCTATCACCTGGGCCGCCGGGAATTCGGCGAATCACGGGAACAGGAGGCCGCCGGCAAAGCGGACGGACTGAGCGGTCTTTCACCGATCCGATGGCACATGATCGGCCGTTTGCAGCGCAACAAGGCGAAATCGGTCGCGCGCTGGGCGGCAGTGGCGCACTCGGTCGACAGCGAACGGTTGGCAACCGCACTCGACCAGGGGGTTTCGGTGGCCCGTGACACAGGTCACCGCGACGGTCCGCTGGCGGTGTTGCTGCAAGTGAGCCTGGACCGCGACCCGGGCCGCGGCGGCGTCGCCCCGGCCGATCTGGCGGCCCTCGCCGATCTGGTCGAGCGGGCCGAGAACCTGCAGCTGGCAGGCCTGATGGCGATTCCGCCGTTGGATACCGACCCGGCGGCGGCGTTCGCCCGGCTGGCCGGGATCCACGCGCGACTACTGGATGCTCATCCCGGAGCGGCCGAGTTGTCGGCCGGGATGTCGGGAGATCTCGAGACCGCGATAGCGCACGGCTCGACCTGCGTGCGTGTCGGTACTGCCCTCATGGGCAGTCGACCGATAACCTCGCAGTAG
- the pgeF gene encoding peptidoglycan editing factor PgeF has translation MHDRTGERADRPVRTRRVTTTRAGGFSAAPYGSFNLGDHVGDDPEAVRRNRIRLAEGIGLTPDRLVWMEQVHGRGVEIVDGPRSEAVPVTDALVTTVPELALVVLSADCVPLLLSDDEAGVIAAVHAGRVGARIGIVPRVLAAMRSVGAKPERIGAFLGPAASGRQYEVPAAMRADVEAHLPGSATTTAKGTPGLDLRAGIRRQLEQAGVGAIAVDPRCTIEDATLFSHRRGAPTGRIAGVVWMEYVTAGESSL, from the coding sequence GTGCACGACCGAACGGGCGAGCGTGCGGACCGGCCGGTCCGCACCCGCCGGGTGACCACCACCCGAGCCGGGGGCTTCTCCGCCGCCCCGTACGGCTCGTTCAATCTGGGTGATCACGTCGGCGACGACCCGGAGGCCGTGCGCCGCAACCGGATCCGCCTGGCCGAGGGTATCGGCCTGACCCCGGACCGGCTGGTGTGGATGGAACAGGTGCACGGCCGCGGCGTGGAGATCGTCGACGGCCCGCGGTCCGAGGCGGTCCCGGTCACCGACGCACTCGTGACCACGGTGCCCGAACTGGCACTGGTGGTGCTCAGCGCCGACTGCGTCCCGCTGCTGCTGTCCGACGACGAGGCCGGGGTGATCGCGGCCGTGCACGCGGGCCGGGTGGGCGCGCGGATCGGTATCGTGCCGCGGGTGCTGGCGGCGATGCGATCGGTCGGCGCGAAACCGGAGCGGATCGGCGCCTTCCTGGGCCCGGCCGCCAGCGGCCGGCAGTACGAGGTGCCCGCCGCCATGCGCGCCGACGTCGAGGCGCATCTGCCCGGCAGCGCGACCACCACCGCGAAGGGCACCCCCGGCCTGGACCTGCGCGCGGGTATCCGGCGGCAACTGGAACAGGCCGGCGTCGGCGCGATCGCGGTCGACCCGCGCTGCACCATCGAGGACGCGACGTTGTTCAGCCATCGCCGCGGCGCACCGACCGGCCGCATCGCCGGTGTCGTCTGGATGGAATACGTCACTGCGGGGGAGTCGTCGCTATGA
- the ftsZ gene encoding cell division protein FtsZ: MTPPHNYLAVIKVVGIGGGGVNAVNRMIEQGLKGVEFIAVNTDAQALLMSDADVKLDVGRELTRGLGAGADPEVGRKAAEDHKDEIEEVLKGADMVFVTAGEGGGTGTGGAPVVASIARKLGALTIGVVTRPFSFEGKRRSNQAEAGIQALRESCDTLIVIPNDRLLQLGDAQVSLMDAFRSADEVLLNGVQGITDLITTPGLINVDFADVKSVMSGAGSALMGIGSSRGDGRAVKAAEAAINSPLLEASMDGAHGVLLSIAGGSDLGLFEINEAASLVQEAAHIEANIIFGTVIDDSLGDEVRVTVIAAGFDGSGPSRRVETVTRSTFTAGRAGEVGQSQQRGIESAAPAPAPAVTPAAAPAPGITRGPAPSYETPRTGADPTVAQNSRSHIQPPDEDSDDDVDVPSFMRR, encoded by the coding sequence ATGACGCCCCCGCACAACTACCTTGCTGTGATCAAGGTCGTCGGTATCGGCGGCGGCGGCGTGAACGCCGTCAACCGGATGATCGAGCAGGGACTCAAGGGAGTCGAATTCATCGCGGTCAACACGGACGCGCAGGCGCTGCTCATGAGTGATGCGGACGTCAAGCTCGACGTGGGACGGGAACTCACCCGCGGCCTCGGTGCCGGCGCCGACCCGGAGGTCGGGCGCAAGGCCGCCGAGGACCACAAGGACGAGATCGAAGAGGTGCTCAAGGGCGCCGACATGGTCTTCGTCACCGCCGGTGAGGGCGGTGGTACGGGTACCGGTGGCGCCCCCGTGGTGGCCAGCATCGCCCGCAAGCTGGGCGCGCTGACCATCGGCGTGGTGACCCGGCCGTTCTCGTTCGAGGGCAAGCGCCGCAGCAACCAGGCCGAGGCCGGTATCCAGGCGCTGCGCGAGTCCTGCGACACGCTCATCGTCATCCCGAACGATCGGCTGCTGCAGCTCGGCGACGCCCAGGTCAGCCTGATGGACGCCTTCCGTTCCGCGGACGAGGTGCTGCTCAACGGTGTTCAGGGCATCACCGACCTGATCACCACCCCGGGCCTGATCAACGTCGACTTCGCCGACGTCAAGAGCGTCATGTCCGGCGCGGGCTCGGCCCTCATGGGTATCGGTTCCTCCCGTGGCGACGGCCGGGCGGTGAAAGCGGCCGAGGCGGCGATCAATTCGCCGCTGCTGGAGGCGTCCATGGACGGCGCCCACGGCGTGCTGCTGTCTATCGCGGGCGGTTCGGATCTCGGCCTGTTCGAGATCAACGAGGCGGCCTCGCTGGTGCAGGAGGCCGCGCACATCGAGGCCAACATCATCTTCGGTACCGTGATCGACGATTCGCTCGGCGACGAGGTGCGGGTCACCGTGATCGCGGCCGGCTTCGACGGCTCCGGCCCGTCCCGCCGGGTCGAGACCGTCACGCGCAGTACCTTCACCGCCGGTCGCGCCGGCGAGGTCGGCCAGAGTCAGCAGCGCGGCATCGAATCCGCCGCGCCCGCACCGGCTCCGGCGGTGACCCCGGCGGCCGCGCCCGCGCCGGGCATCACCCGCGGCCCGGCCCCGTCGTACGAAACCCCGCGCACGGGCGCCGATCCCACGGTCGCGCAGAATTCGCGCTCGCACATCCAGCCCCCGGACGAGGATTCCGACGACGACGTCGACGTCCCCTCCTTCATGCGGCGCTGA